A portion of the Streptomyces sp. NBC_01335 genome contains these proteins:
- a CDS encoding DUF6421 family protein → MTEILVHDAPGSGVVAAGRVVDHSAWPVLRNAVEEIRPWQSKDGSIDFGAEDAPTAAVVGATLDRIVGAVEELSPLLPHDAAYHRALVGDLRRWADGGFGVPDFLDSLLAFQPAKNRADGLQHLVVFAMYTQNGNPDRNLEAVVLRMVWPEWLADLEATRYDNPLFCGITFEDFTSGYDTNSAVLFPETIAVREAPERFSWGGIFCDREAARFRRVTAAAVDLLGLELPADIQAMVGDQRRCEQAFVLWDMVHDRTHSHGDLPFDPFMIKQRQPFWMYGLEELRCDLTAFKEAVKLEADGFPQGRDVQYAVLFDRMFRFPVTGERVRNYDGLGGQLLFAYLHKHDVVRWTDNTLKIDWDRAPQITNQLCGEIEKLYRDGIDRPKLVHWFAAYDLVAEYLAPHPGSRWAKGPDALDLTLPPRKLVDDVLPDEFPLSMFYEALSKKLKHVIASTVGITAASAEQVAA, encoded by the coding sequence ATGACGGAAATTCTGGTACACGACGCCCCCGGCAGCGGCGTGGTCGCGGCCGGGCGGGTGGTCGACCACTCTGCGTGGCCCGTGCTCAGGAACGCCGTGGAGGAGATCAGGCCCTGGCAGTCCAAGGACGGCTCGATCGACTTCGGGGCCGAGGACGCCCCCACGGCCGCCGTCGTGGGCGCCACCCTCGACCGGATCGTCGGAGCGGTGGAGGAGCTCTCCCCCCTCCTGCCGCACGATGCCGCCTACCACCGCGCCCTCGTCGGCGACCTGCGCCGCTGGGCCGATGGCGGCTTCGGGGTGCCGGACTTCCTGGACTCCCTGCTCGCCTTCCAGCCGGCCAAGAACCGGGCGGACGGCCTCCAGCACCTCGTCGTCTTCGCGATGTACACGCAGAACGGCAACCCCGACCGCAACCTCGAAGCGGTCGTGCTCCGCATGGTCTGGCCCGAGTGGCTCGCCGACCTGGAGGCCACCCGCTACGACAACCCGCTGTTCTGCGGCATCACCTTCGAGGACTTCACCTCCGGGTACGACACCAACTCCGCGGTGCTCTTCCCGGAGACCATCGCCGTGCGCGAGGCCCCCGAGCGCTTCAGCTGGGGCGGCATCTTCTGCGACCGCGAGGCCGCCCGCTTCCGCCGGGTCACCGCGGCGGCCGTCGACCTGCTCGGCCTGGAGCTTCCCGCGGACATCCAGGCGATGGTCGGCGACCAGCGGCGCTGCGAGCAGGCCTTCGTGCTCTGGGACATGGTCCACGACCGCACCCACAGCCACGGCGACCTGCCGTTCGACCCCTTCATGATCAAGCAGCGCCAGCCGTTCTGGATGTACGGGCTGGAGGAGCTGCGGTGCGACCTCACCGCCTTCAAGGAGGCCGTGAAGCTGGAGGCCGACGGCTTCCCGCAGGGCCGCGACGTCCAGTACGCCGTGCTCTTCGACCGCATGTTCCGCTTCCCCGTCACCGGTGAGCGGGTGCGCAACTACGACGGCCTCGGCGGCCAGCTGCTCTTCGCCTACCTCCACAAGCACGACGTGGTCCGCTGGACGGACAACACCCTGAAGATCGACTGGGACCGCGCCCCGCAGATCACCAACCAGCTCTGCGGCGAGATCGAGAAGCTCTACCGCGACGGCATCGACCGCCCCAAGCTCGTCCACTGGTTCGCCGCGTACGACCTGGTCGCGGAGTATCTCGCCCCGCACCCGGGCTCGCGCTGGGCGAAGGGTCCCGACGCGCTGGACCTGACACTTCCGCCGCGCAAACTCGTGGACGACGTGCTTCCGGACGAGTTTCCCCTGAGCATGTTCTATGAGGCGCTCTCCAAGAAGCTGAAGCACGTGATCGCGTCCACGGTGGGGATCACCGCGGCGAGCGCCGAGCAGGTGGCCGCGTGA
- a CDS encoding glycerophosphodiester phosphodiesterase gives MSFVTIGHRGLMGVEPENTLRSFVRAERAGVDAIELDLHLSKDGALVVMHDAEVDRTTDGTGRIADKTLAELRELDAGQGERVPLFEEVLDAVGSPVQAEIKDVAAARALAEVITRRGLVGRVEVSSFHDEAVAEIAELLPGLPTVLIASRWGPDVVERARAAGAATLALNIRRLTLETVEQARAAGLRVIAWVVNTPEQLALVRAFGLDGATTDRPEILGA, from the coding sequence TTGTCCTTCGTCACCATCGGTCATCGCGGGCTCATGGGCGTCGAGCCCGAGAACACCCTGCGGTCCTTCGTCCGGGCGGAGCGGGCGGGAGTGGACGCCATCGAGCTGGACCTGCATCTGAGCAAGGACGGCGCGCTCGTGGTGATGCACGACGCGGAGGTGGACCGCACGACCGACGGCACGGGCCGGATCGCGGACAAGACGCTGGCGGAGCTGCGCGAGCTGGACGCCGGACAGGGAGAGCGGGTGCCCCTCTTCGAGGAGGTGCTCGACGCGGTGGGCTCACCGGTCCAGGCGGAGATCAAGGATGTCGCGGCGGCCCGGGCGCTGGCCGAGGTGATCACCCGGCGGGGTCTGGTGGGCCGGGTCGAGGTGTCGTCCTTCCACGACGAGGCGGTCGCGGAGATCGCCGAGCTGCTGCCGGGCCTGCCGACCGTGCTGATCGCGAGCCGCTGGGGCCCGGACGTGGTGGAACGGGCGCGGGCGGCGGGCGCGGCCACGCTGGCGCTCAACATCCGGCGGCTGACGCTGGAGACCGTGGAGCAGGCGCGCGCGGCCGGGCTGCGGGTCATCGCCTGGGTGGTGAACACGCCCGAACAGCTCGCTCTGGTGCGGGCGTTCGGGCTCGACGGCGCGACGACCGACCGACCGGAGATCCTCGGGGCCTGA
- a CDS encoding GNAT family N-acetyltransferase, with the protein MEIAPPRVTHRLTFRDAAEDDVPALVELVESAYRGESSRTGWTTESHILEGRRTDDAEVRGIIATSGGRLLVAEQDGVIVACCQLEHRGEAAYFGMFSVRPGRQGAGLGKTVIAEAERVAREEWGATEMQMTVISVRAELIAFYERRGYSRTGRMSPFPYGDERFGVPLRDDLEFELLVKALR; encoded by the coding sequence ATGGAGATCGCCCCGCCGCGCGTCACGCACCGGCTCACCTTCCGCGACGCGGCCGAGGACGACGTGCCGGCGCTCGTGGAGCTGGTGGAGTCCGCCTACCGGGGAGAGTCCAGCCGCACGGGCTGGACCACCGAGTCGCACATTCTCGAAGGCCGGCGGACCGACGACGCGGAGGTGCGCGGGATCATCGCGACCTCCGGCGGACGCCTGCTCGTGGCCGAGCAGGACGGCGTGATCGTCGCGTGCTGCCAGCTCGAACACCGGGGCGAGGCCGCTTACTTCGGCATGTTCTCGGTCCGGCCGGGCCGTCAGGGAGCCGGGCTGGGCAAGACCGTCATCGCCGAGGCGGAGCGGGTGGCCCGCGAGGAGTGGGGCGCCACCGAGATGCAGATGACGGTGATCTCCGTGCGTGCCGAGCTGATCGCCTTCTACGAGCGCCGCGGGTACAGCCGTACGGGCCGGATGAGCCCCTTCCCGTACGGCGACGAGCGCTTCGGCGTCCCGCTCCGCGACGACCTGGAGTTCGAGCTGCTGGTCAAGGCGCTCCGGTAG
- a CDS encoding DUF5134 domain-containing protein yields the protein MHGPALSGWLLMVLCAATGAYCLLRARAGSGEERRAAHAEALMGFGMAAMAVPAALLTPPGWAWAAYTVLFGGAALRSAWAARRGGHHLHHLVGSLAMVYMAVTMGPSMAPGAGGGPHAGHAGAGTAAGLPLLTGALLVYYALYVLGAAGRLIPVAAGAGAGTGAGTAAVTGGRRARPELALACRVTMGLAMLAMLAGL from the coding sequence GTGCACGGACCGGCGCTGTCCGGCTGGCTGCTCATGGTGCTGTGCGCGGCCACGGGCGCCTACTGCCTGCTGCGGGCGCGCGCCGGGTCCGGGGAGGAGCGGAGAGCCGCTCACGCCGAGGCGCTCATGGGGTTCGGCATGGCCGCGATGGCCGTTCCGGCCGCCCTGCTCACGCCCCCGGGGTGGGCCTGGGCGGCGTACACCGTGCTCTTCGGCGGGGCCGCCCTGCGTTCGGCCTGGGCTGCGCGCCGGGGCGGACACCATCTCCACCATCTGGTCGGCTCCCTGGCGATGGTCTACATGGCCGTGACCATGGGGCCCTCCATGGCGCCCGGAGCGGGCGGCGGTCCGCACGCCGGACACGCCGGGGCGGGTACGGCGGCGGGCCTGCCCCTGCTCACCGGTGCGCTCCTCGTCTACTACGCGCTCTACGTGCTGGGCGCCGCCGGGCGTCTGATACCGGTCGCCGCGGGTGCCGGTGCGGGCACAGGTGCGGGTACGGCCGCGGTGACCGGGGGCCGGCGCGCCCGGCCCGAACTGGCGCTCGCCTGCCGGGTGACGATGGGCCTGGCCATGCTCGCGATGCTGGCGGGCCTCTGA
- a CDS encoding M56 family metallopeptidase: MLVSLALLSLGALTAVVAPRLMARARWPEREPVVALWVWQCVVAGVLVSFALSMTFSAAAAWQAVRGHVFAPAPRAVVEAYALAGYGPWSAVVAVALACGGVWSGAMLLREVRRARTRRRLRRAELLVRSPLLNGEEPGDERLVILEGPRPDAWWLPGPAPRLVITTAALGRLKGRQLDAVLAHEQGHARARHDWLLHCSAALANGFPQVPVFAAFRDEMHRLVELAADDMASRRFGRLTTALALVGLNEDRGVFDPCRAQDGQVPRRVNRLLEPGERLTAGHRLRLTAAASLVPVVPLLVAFVPAIGALRP, from the coding sequence ATGTTGGTCTCCCTCGCCCTGCTGTCGCTCGGCGCACTGACCGCCGTGGTGGCTCCCCGCCTGATGGCGCGGGCCCGGTGGCCGGAGCGCGAGCCCGTGGTGGCGCTGTGGGTCTGGCAGTGCGTCGTCGCGGGTGTGCTGGTCTCCTTCGCCCTGTCGATGACGTTCAGCGCGGCGGCGGCGTGGCAGGCGGTCCGGGGCCATGTCTTCGCACCGGCCCCGCGCGCGGTGGTCGAGGCGTACGCACTGGCCGGGTACGGCCCCTGGTCGGCGGTGGTGGCCGTGGCGCTGGCTTGCGGGGGCGTGTGGAGCGGCGCGATGCTGCTCCGCGAGGTGCGCCGCGCGCGCACCCGTCGGCGTCTGCGCCGCGCCGAACTCCTGGTCCGGTCACCGCTGTTGAACGGCGAGGAGCCCGGAGACGAGCGGCTGGTGATCCTGGAGGGCCCGCGTCCGGATGCCTGGTGGCTGCCCGGACCGGCCCCGCGGCTCGTCATCACCACCGCCGCGCTGGGTCGTCTGAAGGGCCGTCAGCTGGACGCGGTCCTCGCCCATGAGCAGGGGCACGCCCGGGCCCGGCACGACTGGCTGCTGCACTGCTCGGCCGCGTTGGCCAACGGATTCCCGCAGGTGCCGGTCTTCGCCGCGTTCCGCGACGAGATGCACCGGCTGGTCGAGCTGGCCGCGGATGACATGGCGTCCCGGCGCTTCGGCCGGCTGACGACCGCCCTCGCGCTGGTCGGGCTCAACGAGGACCGGGGCGTGTTCGATCCCTGCCGCGCCCAGGACGGACAGGTGCCGCGCCGCGTCAACAGGCTGCTGGAGCCGGGGGAACGGCTCACCGCAGGGCACCGGCTCCGGCTCACCGCCGCGGCCTCGCTGGTCCCGGTCGTTCCACTGCTGGTGGCGTTCGTACCGGCGATCGGCGCGCTGCGACCGTAA
- a CDS encoding phosphatase PAP2 family protein, with protein MSSPARPPARPSRPATVTRAVRTGAVCGALALVLLVMVATAWTPLTTLDHAVAEGLHRRAVTRPGEVRVARVLTDWVWDPWTARALIAVAVVALWWRGARMLAGWIAAAMLFSALLQQGIKAAVGRDRPHWQDPVDSAQYAAFPSGHAMSVTVAGGLLLWLLWRARPAAVLRDAAVPVARVSWACVALAAVSVVGVSFTRVYLGVHWLSDVVAGVLLGVSVVAFSVAGHTVVRARSGGGRDRAGNLSHRS; from the coding sequence ATGTCCTCTCCCGCCCGTCCCCCGGCGCGGCCTTCCAGGCCGGCGACGGTCACGCGCGCCGTGCGGACCGGGGCGGTCTGCGGCGCGCTCGCCCTCGTGCTGCTGGTCATGGTGGCCACGGCCTGGACACCGCTGACGACGCTGGACCACGCCGTCGCCGAAGGACTCCACCGCCGTGCCGTCACCCGCCCCGGGGAGGTCCGGGTCGCCCGGGTGCTGACGGACTGGGTGTGGGATCCGTGGACCGCGCGCGCCCTGATCGCGGTCGCCGTCGTGGCGCTGTGGTGGCGCGGGGCCCGGATGCTCGCCGGCTGGATCGCGGCGGCCATGCTCTTCTCCGCCCTCCTCCAGCAGGGCATCAAGGCGGCCGTGGGCCGGGACCGCCCGCACTGGCAGGACCCGGTGGACTCCGCGCAGTACGCGGCGTTCCCATCGGGCCACGCGATGTCGGTGACGGTGGCGGGCGGCCTGCTGCTGTGGCTGCTCTGGCGGGCGCGGCCGGCAGCGGTGCTCCGCGACGCCGCGGTCCCGGTGGCCCGCGTCTCCTGGGCGTGCGTCGCTCTGGCGGCGGTCTCGGTGGTGGGCGTCTCCTTCACCCGCGTCTACCTGGGGGTGCACTGGCTCTCGGACGTGGTGGCCGGGGTGCTGCTCGGGGTGAGCGTGGTGGCGTTCTCGGTCGCGGGTCACACGGTGGTCCGCGCCCGGTCGGGCGGCGGCCGGGACCGGGCGGGGAATTTGTCACACCGATCCTGA
- a CDS encoding HAD family hydrolase, with product MTIKGVLFDFSGTLFRIESVSSWLRAVFDEQGTKTDEESFDRYVRELAEAGALPGGPSPVRVPAALAEAYAARDESAALHRAAYSGLAREVELPGEGTHDALYARHMSPDAWLPYPDAAEVLRGLRANGTAVGVVSNIGWDLRPVFRAHGLDELVDTYVLSFEHGVQKPDVRLFRTACERLSLRPEEVVMVGDDRHADGGAAALGCGVRFVDHLPVTERPDGLRRLGLVAQAGGEAV from the coding sequence ATGACGATCAAGGGCGTGCTCTTCGACTTCTCCGGGACCCTCTTCCGCATCGAGTCGGTCTCCTCCTGGCTCCGCGCGGTCTTCGACGAGCAGGGCACGAAGACCGACGAGGAGAGCTTCGACCGGTACGTGCGGGAGCTGGCGGAGGCCGGAGCACTGCCGGGCGGGCCGAGCCCCGTGCGCGTACCGGCCGCGCTGGCCGAGGCGTACGCGGCGCGCGACGAGAGCGCCGCGCTGCACCGCGCCGCGTACTCGGGGCTTGCGCGCGAGGTCGAGCTGCCCGGCGAGGGGACGCACGACGCCCTCTACGCGCGCCACATGTCGCCGGACGCCTGGCTCCCCTACCCGGACGCGGCCGAGGTGCTGCGCGGTCTGCGGGCGAACGGCACGGCGGTCGGGGTGGTCAGCAACATCGGCTGGGACCTGCGCCCGGTCTTCCGGGCCCACGGGCTGGACGAGTTGGTGGACACGTACGTCCTCTCCTTCGAGCACGGTGTGCAGAAGCCGGACGTGCGGCTCTTCCGTACCGCCTGCGAGCGCCTCTCCCTGCGTCCCGAGGAGGTGGTGATGGTCGGTGACGACCGTCACGCGGACGGCGGCGCCGCCGCGCTGGGGTGCGGGGTGCGCTTCGTGGACCACCTGCCGGTGACCGAGCGGCCGGACGGGCTGCGGCGTCTGGGGCTGGTGGCACAGGCGGGTGGCGAAGCGGTGTGA
- a CDS encoding GNAT family N-acetyltransferase, producing the protein MNDRPALRTLRLPGAEVSAAHGLTALLTAYHLRTEEEKGLEVTRPEDLPERYLSEIRSPATAFAGDLVLLALDDETAVGCAILTAPDGDGRSEIKRLWVGPAFRGGGVASGLLREALAAAEGNGVRAVRLSVWNWRAGAIALYVRHGFAAVESWEDRRELVCMEHPLSSGS; encoded by the coding sequence ATGAACGACCGGCCTGCTCTCCGCACCCTGCGCCTCCCCGGCGCCGAAGTCTCCGCCGCTCACGGCCTCACCGCCCTCCTCACCGCCTACCATCTGCGCACGGAGGAGGAGAAGGGTCTGGAGGTCACGCGTCCGGAGGACCTTCCCGAGCGGTATCTCTCCGAGATCCGGTCACCGGCCACCGCGTTCGCCGGTGACCTCGTCCTGCTGGCCCTCGACGACGAGACCGCCGTGGGGTGCGCGATCCTGACCGCCCCCGACGGCGACGGGCGCTCGGAGATCAAGCGGCTGTGGGTCGGCCCCGCCTTCCGTGGCGGCGGTGTGGCGTCCGGTCTGCTCCGGGAGGCGCTCGCCGCGGCCGAGGGGAACGGCGTCCGCGCGGTGCGGCTCTCCGTCTGGAACTGGCGGGCCGGCGCGATCGCGTTGTACGTCCGCCACGGCTTCGCCGCCGTCGAGTCCTGGGAGGACCGGCGCGAGCTCGTCTGCATGGAGCATCCCCTGAGCTCCGGAAGCTGA